A genomic region of Cannabis sativa cultivar Pink pepper isolate KNU-18-1 chromosome 1, ASM2916894v1, whole genome shotgun sequence contains the following coding sequences:
- the LOC115707613 gene encoding CASP-like protein 4D1, translated as MAKSTASKVASLVLRILTIVLLLISLIVLTTTSKTVETDSGDLRLRFNDIIAYRYVLFTMVIGVAYSLLQLAFTIFSVISGSEGNLIFDFYGDKIISYVLATGAGAGFGVTNDMKQLLELGNFFEKSYASISLLFLAFICTAVLSVLSSYALPKPL; from the exons atGGCAAAATCAACAGCTTCAAAAGTTGCGAGTCTTGTATTGAGAATCCTAACGATTGTTCTTCTCTTGATATCGCTCATTGTGCTCACCACCACTTCCAAGACTGTTGAAACCGATTCTGGCGATCTGCGACTCAGATTTAACGATATTATTGCTTACCG ATACGTGCTTTTTACGATGGTGATAGGCGTAGCTTATTCCCTTTTGCAACTTGCATTTACAATCTTCAGTGTAATTAGCGGTAGTGAAGGCAACCTTATCTTTGATTTCTATGGTGACAAG ATTATATCATATGTGTTAGCGACGGGTGCCGGAGCAGGATTTGGTGTAACAAACGACATGAAGCAATTGCTTGAATTGGGAAACTTTTTTGAGAAGTCGTATGCTTCTATCAGTCTCCTTTTCCTTGCATTTATTTGCACTGCCGTACTATCTGTGCTCTCTTCATATGCTCTTCCTAAGCCACTCTAA